The segment ATCAATACCTGCCACGATTACATCGCAAGGGCTTTGTTGCACCGGACATTCATGATCGTGATGAAAATATTTCCGCACCGGGTGGCTATGTCATGAATTCAAAACCTGGCATTTATGATAGTGTTCTGGTACTCGATTATAAGAGCCTATACCCCAGTATTATCCGTACTTTTCGGGTTGATCCTTATGCCCGAGTAAAAGCACAAAAGCTTGATGCTGCTGACTGCGTACCCGGTTTTAATGGGATTAGCTTTGCCCGTGATGATTTTATCCTGCCTGATATTATTAAATCCTTATGGCAAGCACGGGATCAAGCGAAAAAAGATCACAACTCTGCCTTATCACAAGCAATAAAAATCATCATGAATTCTTTTTATGGTGTACTCGGTACAGCAGGCTGCCGGGTGCATGATGCACGATTGACAAGCTCTATCACCTTGCGTGGTCATGAGCTCATGAAACAAACGGCAACAATGATCGAAGCGGAAGGCTATCAGGTTATCTATGGTGATACCGATTCCGTCTTTGTTTCTTTAGGGGGCGCTAAAGAAAAAACCATTGCTGATAAAATTGGGCAGCAATTAATTACTAAAATAAACTTACACTGGAAAAATGAACTCCAGGAAAAATATCATATCGAATCATTTTTAGAAATGGAATATGAAACCCATTATATTCGTTTTTTTATGCCCACCATACGAGGTTCTGATCAGGGCAGTAAAAAACGTTATGCAGGCATGATTCAAACCATTAACAATGGCGAAGTCAAAAATAAAATTATATTCAAAGGACTGGAGACGGTACGCACCGACTGGACCGCCTTATCTCGAGAAGTTCAGCAGGAAATTTACCAACGAATTTTTAATGATTTACCTTATGAAGCCTATTTAAAAGACATTATCCAGAAGTTAAAACAAGGTGATTTTGATGACCAGCTCATTTATCGTAAACGTTTACGGCAAAAATTATCGGATTATAAGAAAAACATTCCTCCCCATGCTCAAGCGGCACTCAAAGCTGAAGCTTATGCCATAGCGGATAGTTCAAAAGAGGCTAATCATGACGCTCATAAGAATCGCTATGAATATGGTGGCTTGATCGATTATGTCATCACCACTAGGGGCCTGAGCCTATTGAATATAATCAACATTCTTTAGATTATGAACATTATATAGAAAAACAAATTGCTCCAGTGGTTGATGCTATTTTAATGGTCGTCGATTCATCATTAGAAAAAATCATTCAAACACAATATGAACTCTTTTAATTTTAACTTGCATATTTATTAACCATCTATACCTACTGTTGCAAAAAAGAACTTAAGGTATTCACTAGGTAAAATGACTATATATCATAATTGATTTTATTTTTTGTTTAATTGTTCACTAATAACACTCTATACAAGCATTATAATCTCATCTTATACCTATTTATTTCCTTGTTTAAGCTTGAAAATGCGCCATCAAAAGATAATACTATTTGGTGCAATTTTTATAATTCTATTAACAATACAAACAAAGGGAATATTATGTCTAAGTCTCTCATTTTGGCACTATCACTTTTAACTACTACTTTATCTGTAAGTTCAGCGTTAGCATCTAGCGGTTCGCATTGGGGATATGAAGGAAAAATGGGTCCTGCAAACTGGGCTCAATTAACACCTGAAAACGGTGCTTGTGCTGGCAAAAATCAATCACCGATTAATTTAACCGGTTTCATTGAATCTGATCTAAAGGCCATTGATTTTTCTTACCGGGCCGGTGGCAATGAAATTCTCAACAATGGTCATACTGTGCAGGTCAATTATGCTAAAGGCAGCAGCATGAAAATTGATAATATTCAATTTAACCTGCTACAGTTTCACTTCCATGCCCCTAGCGAAAACCACATCATGGGAAAATCTTATCCTTTAGAAGCACATTTTGTTCATGCGGATAAAGAGGGCAACTTAGCCGTCGTCGCACTCATGTTTGAAGAAGGTAAGGAAAACTCAGCCTTAGCAGGTGCATGGTCACAAATGCCTGCTCATGCCGGTGATAAATCAGTCATGAAAACTACTGCTGATGCCAATAAAATATTACCTGCCAGCAAAGACTATTATCGCTTTAATGGTTCATTAACCACACCACCTTGTTCAGAAGGCGTCAGATGGTTTGTGATGAAAGAGGCTGTCAGTGCTTCAAAAGAGCAAATCCATGCTTTTGAAAAAGTCATGCATCATGGCAATAATCGCCCAATCCAAGCAACCAATGCTCGTCCTCTCTTGAAGTAAAGCGCTACATAGCAAGATCATATTTTTTCTAAGCTTCTCCGCCATGGAATATCATGTATAATTCATGGCAAGGATATTTAGTCAATAAATGAGGTCAAAAATGCAGATTTGGGTTGATGCAGACGCCTGCCCCGTGGTCGTCAAAGAAATTTTATTTCGCGCTGCCAAGCGCACAGAAGTATTGGTGACACTAGTCGCTAATCAGCATATACAAACACCGCCCTCTGACTTTATTAAATTCATTCGTGTTGCAGCAGGCTTCGATGTCGCAGATAATGAGATCGTTAAACGCGCCAATGTGGGCGATTTAGTCATCACCAGTGATATTCCTCTGGCCGCTGAAATCATAGAAAAGGGTGCTCATGCACTTAATCCCCGTGGCGAACTCTATTCTGCCAGCAGTATTAAATCCATTTTAAATATGCGTGATTTTATGGACACCATGCGCAGTAGTGGTGTACAAACCGGTGGGCCTCCACCACTCAGCCAAAGTGATCGACAGGCCTTTGCCAATCACCTAGATACTTTTATCACACGTCACATTCAATCACGTTAAAATACAGACTATCTGACGGGTTTCACTATCCATATTCCAATTATCATCTCGAAAATTAATGGTGAGCCAACACGAGTAATCTCTTCTTTGGGGATGAAATTGTTTAGAAGCACAGTAAAAGTTTGATCATAATTATTGCAAACCTTGCCCATTCACACAGTTTTTCTCATTGATATTATTTACAATGAATACATATTTTTTTTAGTTCAGTTGTTTAGGAGTGTGCGACTAATGCAAATACGACTATTTTTATCTATCTTCAGCCTATATTTTATAGCTTCCTCCGCAGTGTTTGCTGATGCAAAAATGACCGTGATTTTGTCATCCTTTGCCAATAATATCACCCCCACAACGCCCATTATTGCCACTCAATGTGAAGGAGTAAGCCCATCAACAGTTTCAGGCGCTTGGTCTGAACGAGTCTTACTCGACAAACCTTTTCTTGAATATTTTGTTTCACCATCAGGACTGCCAAACAATGCGGGGACTCGCAATTCCCCCTGGGACTTGGAATCTGTTTTATCTGCACAACAAAATATCCCCGGTGGCTCAGTCGTCTGGTTAATGGCGGGTGAATATTATAAGCCTGATGCCACCGATAGTCAGTCAGCACAATTTAGTGTAAGGCTTTCCGGCGAAGAAAATAAGCCCATCCATCTTCGTGCAGAAATTGGTTCACATGTGAGCATTGATGGTGGCTTTCTAATTTATTATGCCTCATGGCTGTGGATATGGGATCTGGAAATGACACCCCGGAATGAATGGCGACCCAAAGATTATCATATTCCCGGCAATGATCTCAGTCAGTTTCCAAATGCACGGGAAAGTCTTAATATTTTAGGTGGCAATCAATCAAAATTTATTAATTTATCCATTCATCATAATTCGGTAACCGGTGTGAGTCATTGGAAAAGTACCGCCAATAGTGAATTACATGGCTCGCTTGTTTATGATAATGGTCACCTCGGTGACACCAAAGGTGCGGGACCTGGGCTATACCATCAAAATATCACTGAAACAGAGCGTTTAGTCACTGATAATATTCTTGCTGGTAATTTCTCTACCGCCATGCAGGTGCGCGGCTCTGGCGGCCCGGAAAATAAAGATGAACGCTATACTCATTATTTTCGTTTTGAAGGGAATGCCTGGTTTGCTCCCAGGGAACAATCAGGTCGTAGAAACTACCTGCATACCTCACACACTAAAACCAGAAACTTTCACTTTAATGAAAATTTCGTCCATGGTTATGAGATGAGAATGCCTAATGATTATTGGAACTACCCCGACGTTGGCTACATCCCTGAAAACAATCAACATTGTGATAATAATCATTTCACACGCACTTTAATCACCGATAGGCTAGCACCTGTTTGCCGTCTTTTTGGCAATAATAAAGAAAAGCTACCCAATGAATCTGAGTCTATTTTGCGCCCCAATAAATATGATCCCAGACGCGCTAATTTAATGGTAACCAATCATCTTCGTGTAGATGAGATATCCGTCAGCCTAGGCTGTTTTGCTAAAAAAGGTGATCGTATCAGGATATTAAATTCACTGGATTTTTATGGCACGCCCATTGTTGATGAAGTATACAATGGGCAGTTTGTTAATATTAAATGGCCTAATGTCCCTTGGGATATGTATTCTAAAGTCGATCCCATCGACCTCACCACCTTCCATAAAGAGTTTTGGGCCTTTGTGGTGATGAAAAACGAATAGGGATTCTTTTATTCACCACTACATACCATTGCCAAATTTATCGGTTTCAGTAGCACCACTATCTCGCACCAGTTTTAGAGCCTTACCGTATTCCTGCAAAATATTCAAAGCCCATATCAGGCGTTCACGAATATAGGGATCGGAGCGTTCATCATTTTTGCTTTTGTCCTCATTTAATACTGTTTCTACGTCTCGAATAATGACATGCTCAGGGATATAGCATAGACGGGAGTTTTTATAGCTACTCATACGCAATTCAGCCACTGGATAACTACCACCTATACCCGATGAAACGGAAACAATCATGGCTGGTTTATGAGAAAACTCATTTTTTCCGAATAATAGGAAGAAGTTTTTCAAGCCAGCAGGCACTTGACCATGCCATTCGGGCGTAATAACAACCAAGGCATCACAAGAACGGAGTTGTTCTTGTAAGGGTGTTAATAAATCGACCCAGTTCTGCGCTCCATCCCACACACCTTCATCCCATAGGGGTAGAGGATTGTCTTCTAGGCTATAGAGCCAGGTCTCAACACCACTGACATTGAGCACGGTTTGGATATGATTGGCTACTTTTAGACTTTGTGACTGGCGTCGATGACTACCACTGATAATCGCTATTTTCATACTTCTTCCTTCCTAAAACGGATTGTCTATCAAGTATTGATGGGTACTCAGAGTCGCATATTCAAGTTATGCCTGATTTTTGTTAGCCAATGTTTTATAATTGTCAGCCTATTTTCAAGCTATTGATGAATACATTAGCAAAAACATAAGTGGATAACATGGTTCCTATACTCTTTGATACCGATTTAAAAAGCCTGCCTCTGATCCATCGAGGCAAAGTCAGGGATATTTATGCGGTCGGGGATGATCATATGCTGATTGTCACCACCGACCGCTTATCTGCCTTTGATGTTATTTTACCTTCTGCTATTCCAGGCAAGGGGGCTATTTTAACCTCGGTGTCTAATTTCTGGTTTCAATACTTCAATGACACCGTGCCCAATCAAGTCTCGGATATGTCCTTAGAAGAGGCTATTCCTGATGCCACTGAGCGTGATTTAGTTGCTGGGCGTGCAACTATCGTCAAGAAACTTAAAGCCTTGCCCGTGGAGGCGATTATACGTGGTTATATCATTGGCTCTGGCTGGAAGGATTATCAAAATACCGGTTCTATTTGTGGTATCCAATTGCCTCAAGGCTTGCAACTCGCAGACAAGCTACCTGAAGCCATCTACACACCGTCAAGTAAGGCTGCGGTTGGTGAACATGATGAAAACATTGATTTCGACGCAACGATAGCACTTATTGGTGAAGACTTAGCGCAGCAAATCAAAACTGTTAGCCTTGAATTATACACCCGTGCGGCCGAATATGCTTTACCACGTGGCATTATTATCGCTGATACTAAGTTTGAATTTGGTGTCGATAGTGATAATAATTTAACCTTAATTGATGAAGCGCTCACCCCCGACTCATCTCGCTTCTGGTTAGCTGAAGCCTATCAGCCCGGTTCAAGCCCACAAAGCTTTGACAAACAATATGTACGTGACTATCTGGAAACACTGGATTGGGATAAAACAGCACCCGGCCCTGAATTACCTGACGATGTGGTAAAAAACACCTCAGACAAATACGCAGAAGCCTTAGACAGATTGACCAAGCCCCAATAAGCCCCTTAAACAATTTAGTTAAGCATACTGAAATTAATATTTGCTATGCCGGAGAAAAAAATGAATTTTGATAAAATCGGTCTACAAGTGCCAGAAATTTTATTACCGAATAAAGACGTTGATTTATATAAATGGTCAGTCGTTGCCTGTGACCAATATACCTCTCAGCCTGACTATTGGGAGCAAGCCAAAACCACAACTGAAAACCAACCTTCAACGTTGAACGTTATTTTTCCTGAAGTCTTTCTTGAAGATAGCGATGGTGATGAACGTATTAAAAACATCAACAATAATATGCAACAATATCTTGATGATGAGATTTTAGTCCCTATGAGCCAAAAGGGCTTTGTTCTAGTGGACAGAAAAACCTCACAGGCTCCATCAAGAAAAGGCCTGGTGGTTGCTATCGATCTAGAGCAATATGATTTTAATAAGGGCTCACAAACCTTGATTCGTGCTACTGAAGGGACGATTGTTGATCGTCTGCCACCACGGATTAAAGTACGTCAGGATGCCGCTATCGAATTACCACATATCATGGTTTTAATCGATGATCCTCAACGGACAGTCATCGAGCCTCTGTTTGAACAAAATCCCACAGCACTTTATGACTTTGAATTAATGATGAATAGTGGTCACCTCAAAGGCTATGCCATTGATACCCCTGAATTGATCCAACAAGTTGCTGATGCACTTGAAAATCTTGCTTCACCCGAAGTCTTTGCCAAGAAATATAATGCTGAGGGAAAGGACGTACTGCTTTATGCAATGGGTGATGGCAATCATTCCTTAGCCACGGCCAAAGCGATTTGGGAAAAAATTAAACAGGATGTGACTGACACTCAAAGCGTTATGGATAATCCCGCTCGCTATGCCTTAGTTGAGCTTGTTAATATCCACGATGAAGGTCTGCAATTCGAACCCATTCACCGGGTCATTTTCAATGTTAATCCGGAACAATTATTAAAAGATATGCAGGCGCATTTTTCCGGTAACTGCAGCATTTGTCGTTGTGACAATGAAGCTGAAATGAAGCAACGTGCTCAAGTTGCTAATATTGAAAATATTCATATCGTGCCTTTCAATGACATTTCAGGCTATGGCTATATTCAAATTGAAAACCCTGTTTTTACCTTAGAACTAGCGACCATCGAATCATTTCTTAATGATTATCTGGATAATAACGGCGGCAAAGTTGATTTTATTCATGGCGATGATGTGGTCAATGAACTGGGCGTTAAAGAAGGCAACATGGGCTTCTTCTTCCCTCCGATTTCTAAACATAGCTTATTCAAAACTATTATCTTTGATGGTGCTCTACCCAGAAAAACTTTTTCGATGGGTGAAGCCGATGAAAAGCGTTTTTATTTAGAAGCTAGAAAAATAAAATAACACCTGAAACAGCGTGGGCAGATAAAACTTGCCCACCCTACAATCCTTCCAAGCTCTTAACCAACACCTTGGTATCATTAATCGTCCACTTTAAATCATAGTCATAAACTTTGGTTGAGTATGTCTTATCAATTTTTTTATAATAATAAGCCCGATGATCCAAGCCCAATAGTTGTTCGATAAACTCTTTGATATGGGGATATTTAAGACTGGCTTGTGCGCGGCCTTTTTCAGCTTCGGCAGAAAAGCAAATATTCAGTACTTGTTCATTAATCCGATCTGTAAAGCCACCCTTCGCATCGGGAATACTATCAGCATAGGGAATATAGGGTTTAATATCGATGATGGGGGTTTGATCCAGCAGATCTGCACCTTTTACATGAATCAATAACTTACCATTTTTTTGCTCTATCGAATCCATTTCAACTAGAGATAGGCCAATGGGGTTGGGACGAAAGCTAGCCCTTGTTGCCAGCACACCGAAACGTTCTTTACCGTCTAACCTGGGTGGTTTCACAGTCGTATTCCAGCCCTTGCCGACATGACGATGAAAAATAAAACTTAACCAAAGATGGGAAAATTCATCCAGTCCTCGTGTTATTTCAATGTCGTTATAAGGTGCAATGAGTTCAATGCTTGCAGTGGCAGCAGCGACTAAACGTGCTTGTCTAGGAATGGCAAATTTATCTTTATAACAGGAATGAACAATACCGATTGTATTAAAGGTAAATTGTCGTTCCGTGTTATCCGGCATTTTTTATCAGTCTAAGGCTTGGGTAATACATTAGCTAATCGGCGTGTTTCCTGCAATAAGTCAGAAGTAGAATTACCCAGACAGGTAAAATGCCCCATCTTACGACCCGCTCGTGCTTCACGCTTACCATAGAGGTGTAGTTTTACATTAGGATTGGATAATAACTGTGCCCAATCCGGCTCACCATTACTCCAGATGTCACCAAGAATATTAAACATCACCACCGGAGATAAAAGCTCAACACTCCCGGCAGGCAGACCACAGAGCATTCTCACCTGTTGTTCAAACTGAGAAGTTTTACAGGCGTCAATACTATAATGACCACTATTATGAGGTCTTGGTGCCACTTCATTAATCAATAAACGTTCATCTGTAGTAAAGAAAAATTCCACCGCCATAATGCCACAATAGGCCAGTTTTTCAGCAAAGTCTGAGGCATCATTAATGGCCATATCAAGAATACGCTTAGGCATACTACTGGGCACAGCCGTGTATTCCAAAATACCATTAACATGGTGATTTTCACCAATGGGATAGCAGGTAATTACACCATCATGACCACGTGCCAAGACCACAGAAATTTCCGAGGCTAAATTAACTTTTTCTTCCAACACACAATGCACTGAGCCCATTGCTTCAAATGTACTTACCGCTTCGTCTACGTTGTTTACTATGGCCTGACCCTTGCCGTCATAACCAAAACTGGCCACTTTTAAAATTGCTGTACCACCAATTTGTGATAAAGCAAATTCAATATCTTCTTTTTCGTAAATAGGAAAAAATCGTGCCGTTTCAAAACCGTTATCGGCCAGAAAAGTTTTTTCTGCAATACGATTCTGTGCTATTTCAACGGCTGCTGAAGAAGGTCGTACAGGGACAGATTGCTCCAATTTCTTTAATGTTTCAGCAGGGATATTTTCAAATTCAGTGGTGATCGCATCACAATTTTTAGCCAGTTGTTCAATGGCCCAATGATCACTATAGGATGCATGAATATGCTCATCTGCAATGCGACCTGCTGGACTATCCGGATCGGGATCGAGCACAATTACATGATAGCCCATAGCGTGTGCCGCCATTACAAACATTCTTCCCAGTTGGCCACCGCCAAGCATGCCAAGTGTTTTGCCTGGTAGAATCATGATTTAATCCTCATTTGTCGAACTTATAAATTTTAGAAAGCATTCAAACTATTATCCTAAAAAAATCTACAATGCAGGTAAATCCATTTTTAAAACAGTTTCAGCCTGTTTATCTCTAAAGGCTTGTAGTTTATCAGCAATTGATTCATCTGTAACAGAGAGTATAGACGCAGCATACAAACCTGCATTTGCTGCACCTGCCTCACCAATCGCAAAAGTTGCCACAGGTATGCCTTTAGGCATTTGTACAATAGAAAGCAATGAGTCCATACCTTTTAAGTAACGAGAATTCACCGGTACTCCCAAGACAGGGATGGTGGTTTTTGCTGCTAACATACCCGGTAAATGTGCTGCACCACCTGCACCGGCTATGATACATTTTATCCCACGTCCACGCGCCTGTTCAGCATATTGAAATAACAGATCCGGCGTCCGGTGGGCAGAAACCACCTTAGCTTCATAAGCAATTCCCAAATCTTTAAGTTGCTGACAGGTATTTTTCATTACCTCCCAATCACTATTGCTTCCCATGACTACGCCAACAACCGGCGTGCTGTTTTCATTACTCATTTTCGTTCCATATATGACTAAAACAGAAAAAGGACGGCGATGCCGTCCTCTTTCATGTTAGAGAGAATTCTCTCTTCTCTTAATATAGCTCTATAAAGTTGAGCTTATTAAGAAATTTTAGGATCAAGTTCACCACTTGCATAGCGACTGATCATAGTTTCTAAAGTTTGAACCTTAATCTTAGATGCGTGACCTGCAGCACCAAATGCTTCATAACGTGCCTTACAAATACCCTTCATTGCCGCTGTAGAAGCCTTAAGGAATTTACGAGGATCGAAGTTTGCAGTATTTTCAGCCAGGAACTGACGAACAGACCCCGTAGAAGCCATACGTAAATCCGTATCGATATTTACTTTACGTACGCCATTCTTGATACCTTCAACGATTTCATCAACCGGTACACCATAGGTCTGACCCATGTCACCACCGAAGTTATTGATGATTTCTAACCAGTCCTGAGGCACTGAAGAAGAACCATGCATCACAAGGTGAGTATCAGGGATACGATTGTGAATTTCAACAATCCGATCAATACGTAAGACATCGCCTTCAGGTTCTTTAGTGAACTTGTAAGCACCATGAGAAGTACCAATTGCGATTGCTAAAGCATCAACGCCGGTTTCTTTAACGAAAGTGGCTGCTTCTTCAGGATCAGTCAACAACATATCAAGGTCTAATTTACCTTCAGCACCATGACCATCTTCTTCACCCATCATGCCAGTTTCTAATGAACCTAAACAACCTAGCTCACCTTCAACAGAAACACCACCAGCATGTGCCATTTTAACGACTTCAAGGGTAGTATCAACATTGTATTCGAAGCTAGAAGGGGTCTTCATGTCAGCCATTAAAGAACCATCCATCATGACTGATGTGAATCCAGACTGAATAGAACGTAAGCAAACTGCTGGCTCTGAACCATGATCCTGATGCATAACAACAGGAATGTGTGGATACATTTCAACAGCTGCTTCAATAAGGTGACGAAGAAATGGTTCGCCTGCATAGGAACGCGCACCGGCTGATCCCTGCATAATCACTGGAGAGTCTGTTTCATCTGCAGCTTGCATGATGGCGTGGACCTGTTCCATGTTGTTCACGTTAAAC is part of the sulfur-oxidizing endosymbiont of Gigantopelta aegis genome and harbors:
- the fba gene encoding class II fructose-bisphosphate aldolase (catalyzes the reversible aldol condensation of dihydroxyacetonephosphate and glyceraldehyde 3-phosphate in the Calvin cycle, glycolysis, and/or gluconeogenesis), which produces MALISMRQLLDYAAENSFGLPAFNVNNMEQVHAIMQAADETDSPVIMQGSAGARSYAGEPFLRHLIEAAVEMYPHIPVVMHQDHGSEPAVCLRSIQSGFTSVMMDGSLMADMKTPSSFEYNVDTTLEVVKMAHAGGVSVEGELGCLGSLETGMMGEEDGHGAEGKLDLDMLLTDPEEAATFVKETGVDALAIAIGTSHGAYKFTKEPEGDVLRIDRIVEIHNRIPDTHLVMHGSSSVPQDWLEIINNFGGDMGQTYGVPVDEIVEGIKNGVRKVNIDTDLRMASTGSVRQFLAENTANFDPRKFLKASTAAMKGICKARYEAFGAAGHASKIKVQTLETMISRYASGELDPKIS
- a CDS encoding YaiI/YqxD family protein, with translation MQIWVDADACPVVVKEILFRAAKRTEVLVTLVANQHIQTPPSDFIKFIRVAAGFDVADNEIVKRANVGDLVITSDIPLAAEIIEKGAHALNPRGELYSASSIKSILNMRDFMDTMRSSGVQTGGPPPLSQSDRQAFANHLDTFITRHIQSR
- a CDS encoding DUF1015 domain-containing protein yields the protein MNFDKIGLQVPEILLPNKDVDLYKWSVVACDQYTSQPDYWEQAKTTTENQPSTLNVIFPEVFLEDSDGDERIKNINNNMQQYLDDEILVPMSQKGFVLVDRKTSQAPSRKGLVVAIDLEQYDFNKGSQTLIRATEGTIVDRLPPRIKVRQDAAIELPHIMVLIDDPQRTVIEPLFEQNPTALYDFELMMNSGHLKGYAIDTPELIQQVADALENLASPEVFAKKYNAEGKDVLLYAMGDGNHSLATAKAIWEKIKQDVTDTQSVMDNPARYALVELVNIHDEGLQFEPIHRVIFNVNPEQLLKDMQAHFSGNCSICRCDNEAEMKQRAQVANIENIHIVPFNDISGYGYIQIENPVFTLELATIESFLNDYLDNNGGKVDFIHGDDVVNELGVKEGNMGFFFPPISKHSLFKTIIFDGALPRKTFSMGEADEKRFYLEARKIK
- a CDS encoding NADPH-dependent FMN reductase; the protein is MKIAIISGSHRRQSQSLKVANHIQTVLNVSGVETWLYSLEDNPLPLWDEGVWDGAQNWVDLLTPLQEQLRSCDALVVITPEWHGQVPAGLKNFFLLFGKNEFSHKPAMIVSVSSGIGGSYPVAELRMSSYKNSRLCYIPEHVIIRDVETVLNEDKSKNDERSDPYIRERLIWALNILQEYGKALKLVRDSGATETDKFGNGM
- a CDS encoding phosphoribosylaminoimidazolesuccinocarboxamide synthase, which gives rise to MVPILFDTDLKSLPLIHRGKVRDIYAVGDDHMLIVTTDRLSAFDVILPSAIPGKGAILTSVSNFWFQYFNDTVPNQVSDMSLEEAIPDATERDLVAGRATIVKKLKALPVEAIIRGYIIGSGWKDYQNTGSICGIQLPQGLQLADKLPEAIYTPSSKAAVGEHDENIDFDATIALIGEDLAQQIKTVSLELYTRAAEYALPRGIIIADTKFEFGVDSDNNLTLIDEALTPDSSRFWLAEAYQPGSSPQSFDKQYVRDYLETLDWDKTAPGPELPDDVVKNTSDKYAEALDRLTKPQ
- a CDS encoding carbonic anhydrase: MSKSLILALSLLTTTLSVSSALASSGSHWGYEGKMGPANWAQLTPENGACAGKNQSPINLTGFIESDLKAIDFSYRAGGNEILNNGHTVQVNYAKGSSMKIDNIQFNLLQFHFHAPSENHIMGKSYPLEAHFVHADKEGNLAVVALMFEEGKENSALAGAWSQMPAHAGDKSVMKTTADANKILPASKDYYRFNGSLTTPPCSEGVRWFVMKEAVSASKEQIHAFEKVMHHGNNRPIQATNARPLLK
- the tsaA gene encoding tRNA (N6-threonylcarbamoyladenosine(37)-N6)-methyltransferase TrmO; its protein translation is MPDNTERQFTFNTIGIVHSCYKDKFAIPRQARLVAAATASIELIAPYNDIEITRGLDEFSHLWLSFIFHRHVGKGWNTTVKPPRLDGKERFGVLATRASFRPNPIGLSLVEMDSIEQKNGKLLIHVKGADLLDQTPIIDIKPYIPYADSIPDAKGGFTDRINEQVLNICFSAEAEKGRAQASLKYPHIKEFIEQLLGLDHRAYYYKKIDKTYSTKVYDYDLKWTINDTKVLVKSLEGL
- the purE gene encoding 5-(carboxyamino)imidazole ribonucleotide mutase, which translates into the protein MSNENSTPVVGVVMGSNSDWEVMKNTCQQLKDLGIAYEAKVVSAHRTPDLLFQYAEQARGRGIKCIIAGAGGAAHLPGMLAAKTTIPVLGVPVNSRYLKGMDSLLSIVQMPKGIPVATFAIGEAGAANAGLYAASILSVTDESIADKLQAFRDKQAETVLKMDLPAL
- a CDS encoding 5-(carboxyamino)imidazole ribonucleotide synthase, yielding MILPGKTLGMLGGGQLGRMFVMAAHAMGYHVIVLDPDPDSPAGRIADEHIHASYSDHWAIEQLAKNCDAITTEFENIPAETLKKLEQSVPVRPSSAAVEIAQNRIAEKTFLADNGFETARFFPIYEKEDIEFALSQIGGTAILKVASFGYDGKGQAIVNNVDEAVSTFEAMGSVHCVLEEKVNLASEISVVLARGHDGVITCYPIGENHHVNGILEYTAVPSSMPKRILDMAINDASDFAEKLAYCGIMAVEFFFTTDERLLINEVAPRPHNSGHYSIDACKTSQFEQQVRMLCGLPAGSVELLSPVVMFNILGDIWSNGEPDWAQLLSNPNVKLHLYGKREARAGRKMGHFTCLGNSTSDLLQETRRLANVLPKP